A section of the Oryza sativa Japonica Group chromosome 1, ASM3414082v1 genome encodes:
- the LOC4326761 gene encoding receptor-like serine/threonine-protein kinase At1g78530: protein MHTTMVALYITICSILFIVSKMLISFLLYKKWARKKRIIENSLTGGKMVMFRSAAMQSLSPKSFLTMIMGLSNKDIIGSGGYGTVYRLSVGEKAAFAVKKLSRGSAEMDRGFERELDTMGDIKHRNIVPLCGYYAAPHFNLLIYELMPNGSLDTILHGKEETRRALGWEARHKIAAGVARGLAYLHHDCIPHVIHRDIKSSNILLDHNMEARVSDFGLATLMKPNHSHVTTVVAGTFGYLAPEYFETGRATTKGDVYSYGVVLLELLTGMRPTDESFLENGTRLVTWVKETMEEKREEHAVDSALESSFPAEEVKLVFKVADKCLESEPCNRPTMAEVVKLLEQAKNTTA, encoded by the exons ATGCATACTACCATGGTTGCACTCTACATTACAATCTGCTCTATCCTGTTCATCGTGTCCAAGATGCTCATCTCCTTCCTGCTCTACAAGAAGTGGGCTCGCAAGAAACGGATCATCGAGAACAGCCTGacag GTGGCAAGATGGTGATGTTCAGGTCGGCGGCGATGCAGTCGCTGAGCCCCAAGTCGTTCCTGACCATGATCATGGGGCTCTCGAACAAGGACATCATCGGCTCCGGCGGGTACGGCACGGTGTACAGGCTAAGCGTCGGCGAGAAGGCGGCGTTCGCGGTGAAGAAGCTGAGCCGCGGCAGCGCCGAGATGGACCGGGGGTTCGAGCGCGAGCTGGACACCATGGGCGACATCAAGCACCGCAACATCGTCCCGCTCTGCGGCTACTACGCCGCCCCGCACTTCAACCTCCTCATCTACGAGCTCATGCCCAACGGCAGCCTCGACACCATCCTCCACG GGAAGGAGGAGACGAGGAGGGCGCTGGGGTGGGAGGCGAGGCACAAGATCGCGGCGGGGGTGGCGAGGGGGCTCGCGTACCTGCACCACGACTGCATCCCGCACGTGATCCACCGCGACATCAAGTCCAGCAACATCCTCCTCGACCACAACATGGAGGCCAGGGTCTCCGACTTCGGCCTCGCCACGCTCATGAAGCCCAACCATAGCCACGtcaccaccgtcgtcgccggcacCTTCGGCTACCTCGCCCCAG AGTACTTCGAGACCGGGAGGGCGACGACGAAGGGCGACGTGTACAGCTACGGCGTGGTGCTGCTGGAGCTCCTCACCGGGATGAGGCCGACGGACGAGTCGTTTCTTGAGAACGGCACGAGGCTAGTGACCTGG GTGAAGGAGACgatggaggagaagagggaggagcaCGCGGTCGACAGCGCGCTGGAGTCGTCGTTCCCGGCGGAGGAGGTGAAGCTGGTGTTCAAAGTGGCAGACAAGTGCCTCGAGTCTGAGCCCTGCAACAGGCCAACCATGGCTGAAGTTGTCAAGCTGCTGGAGCAAGCCAAGAACACTACTGCATGA